From a region of the Arachis ipaensis cultivar K30076 chromosome B09, Araip1.1, whole genome shotgun sequence genome:
- the LOC107619618 gene encoding uncharacterized protein LOC107619618 isoform X1: MLMESIHQDYDHLVEQTSDSPPSSPDINDIVGAPQMNPQVGLEHQVDVPSFLKEYEQLQLQMNPADSEAVHDNSLHFAIGLTIPTMWVPKEVDNGFEGLRLWHSRDNDLKKKNSIPDHGIESKPTTSVNKGGQLDESQNYMMVPGTLSNSWSDSDVKSFVLSLFIFGKNFIQIQKFLENKGMGDILSFYYGKFYKSEEYRRWTSCKNKKGRKCMQGRKFFNGWRQHELMSRLLPQVSEEFRESLQQVSKSYMEGRTSLEEYVSSLKSTVGLGMLVEAVGIGKGKEDLTRLSTEPGRNSHEFSVPNSKAWSSLEPNDIIKFLTGGFRLSKAKSNDLFWEAVWPRLLARGWHSEQPNSQGYICSKEFLVFLIPGIKKFSRRKLVKGDHYFDSVSDVLNKVVAEPNLLELEGEEAKVDSCNDEEIEKGLNEDSQSDGHRHCYLKPRASINNTNPMKFTVIGTSLLHGRKSSESRELRSIPGKPLGKIELNSAGITCNKEDKDIKKANPIKGGLDNKKYAIFTVVDTSFPCERNLSKVRELRYPLAKLEEASKIIGIKRESDGSSSDDKSSSKIEATMVVCGKKNTKNFLKGTHERDAAKPKAHGCKPDGNGNKVDKKCENPKTCLPTIKHQFCRRARSNLAAHPTKRRRLTACVKSETNRMLEKSGSFRSEKPGVSQSSCFPDANKNAGNSIGHEKNVSSVSPSAEGSANGESFRNRFLVDKVISCDKVEKCESKPQLTLDASHVRPKPEDGEIIATAEHKEQLQLQKQNDMIPEEQERPSGDVEKPQSHDSLEQQPDIIPRRQSTRNRPLTVRALESIANEFLHSKKRQKKKGAQETRKDPLSTCYRDLTGDQTMLHHQCSSPRK, translated from the exons ATGCTT ATGGAGTCAATTCACCAGGATTACGATCATTTGGTAGAGCAAACTTCTGATAGTCCTCCAAGTTCTCCAGATATAAATGACATAGTTGGAGCCCCCCAAATGAATCCGCAAGTCGGTCTTGAACACCAGGTGGACGTTCCTTCCTTCTTGAAAGAATATGAACAGCTTCAACTTCAAATGAATCCTGCTGATTCAGAAGCTGTGCATGATAATTCACTTCATTTTGCTATTGGTTTAACCATCCCAACCATGTGGGTGCCTAAGGAGGTGGATAATGGTTTTGAAGGGCTGCGTCTGTGGCATAGTCGAGACAATGACTTGAAGAAGAAAAACAGTATACCAGATCATGGAATAGAATCCAAACCAACCACTTCTGTCAACAAGGGAGGTCAATTGGATGAAAGCCAAAATTACATGATGGTCCCTGGAACATTGAGTAACTCCTGGAGTGATTCTGATGTTAAGAGTTTTGTccttagtttatttatttttgggaaGAATTTTATACAGATACAAAAGTTCTTGGAGAACAAAGGCATGGGGGACATACTATCATTTTACTATGGCAAGTTTTATAAGTCTGAAGAATACCGTAGATGGACTTCCTGCAAGAACAAGAAAGGAAGAAAATGTATGCAAGGACGGAAATTTTTTAACGGATGGAGGCAACATGAACTAATGTCTCGCTTGCTTCCTCAGGTTTCAGAGGAATTTCGAGAAAGCTTGCAACAG GTTTCTAAGTCATATATGGAGGGGAGAACTTCTCTAGAAGAATATGTATCATCTTTGAAATCTACCGTGGGACTTGGCATGCTTGTGGAAGCTGTAGGCATTGGCAAGGGGAAGGAAGACCTTACAAGGCTTTCTACGGAACCTGGGAGGAACAGCCACGAGTTTTCAGTACCAAATAGCAAAGCTTGGTCTTCTCTTGAACCCAATGATATAATAAAGTTTTTGACCGGAGGATTCCGACTGAGCAAAGCGAAAAGTAATGATCTTTTCTGGGAAGCTGTTTGGCCCCGCTTACTGGCAAGAGGCTGGCACTCTGAGCAACCGAATAGTCAAGGATACATCTGCTCTAAAGAGTTTTTAGTTTTTCTCATCCCTGGTATTAAGAAATTTTCGAGGAGAAAACTTGTGAAAGGTGATCATTACTTTGATTCTGTCAGTGATGTGTTGAACAAAGTTGTAGCTGAGCCGAAtcttcttgagcttgaaggcGAAGAAGCTAAAGTTGATAGCTGCAATGATGAAGAGATCGAAAAGGGATTGAATGAGGATTCTCAATCTGATGGTCATCGCCACTGTTACCTCAAACCTCGTGCTTCTATCAATAATACCAATCCTATGAAGTTTACAGTTATTGGTACCAGTTTGTTGCATGGCAGGAAGTCATCTGAATCTAGGGAATTGAGGTCTATACCTGGTAAACCATTGGGAAAAATTGAGCTAAATTCTGCTGGCATAACATGTAATAAAGAGGACAAAGATATCAAAAAGGCTAACCCCATTAAGGGTGGCCTTGACAACAAAAAGTATGCAATATTCACCGTTGTTGATACTAGTTTTCCTTGTGAAAGAAATTTATCAAAGGTGAGAGAATTAAGATATCCACTAGCTAAACTGGAAGAAGCTTCGAAGATAATTGGAATTAAAAGAGAAAGTGATGGGAGTTCCTCAGATGACAAATCTTCAAGCAAGATAGAAGCTACTATGGTTGTATGTGGGAAAAAGAATACGAAGAATTTTCTGAAAGGCACGCACGAAAGAGATGCTGCTAAACCGAAAGCACATGGTTGTAAACCAGATGGTAATGGAAACAAGGTGGATAAGAAATGTGAAAATCCGAAGACATGTTTGCCTACCATAAAACATCAATTCTGTCGGAGAGCGAGATCAAATCTTGCAGCTCATCCCACCAAACGGCGAAGACTGACTGCTTGTGTTAAATCTGAAACAAACCGCATGCTTGAGAAGTCAGGGAGCTTTAGATCAGAAAAACCTGGAGTCTCCCAGTCATCCTGTTTTCCAGATGCCAACAAGAATGCTGGCAATTCAATTGGACATGAGAAGAATGTAAGTTCGGTTTCTCCTTCAGCTGAAGGAAGTGCTAATGGAGAAAGCTTCCGAAATAGATTCCTTGTTGACAAGGTCATTTCTTGTGATAAAGTTGAGAAATGTGAATCAAAACCACAGCTCACTTTAGATGCATCTCATGTTCGGCCGAAGCCTGAAGATGGTGAAATAATTGCAACTGCAGAGCACAAGGAGCAACTGCAACTGCAAAAGCAAAATGATATGATTCCTGAAGAGCAGGAAAGACCCTCGGGTGATGTTGAGAAGCCTCAAAGCCATGATTCTTTGGAGCAGCAGCCTGACATAATTCCCAGGAGACAAAGTACTAGAAACCGGCCATTGACTGTTCGAGCATTGGAATCCATAGCAAATGAGTTCTTGCATTCTAAGAAGAGACAGAAAAAGAAAGGCGCCCAAGAAACACGGAAAGATCCATTGAGTACTTGCTACAGGGATCTTACCGGAGACCAAACAATGTTGCATCATCAGTGTTCAAGTCCAAGAAAATAA
- the LOC107619618 gene encoding uncharacterized protein LOC107619618 isoform X2, whose protein sequence is MESIHQDYDHLVEQTSDSPPSSPDINDIVGAPQMNPQVGLEHQVDVPSFLKEYEQLQLQMNPADSEAVHDNSLHFAIGLTIPTMWVPKEVDNGFEGLRLWHSRDNDLKKKNSIPDHGIESKPTTSVNKGGQLDESQNYMMVPGTLSNSWSDSDVKSFVLSLFIFGKNFIQIQKFLENKGMGDILSFYYGKFYKSEEYRRWTSCKNKKGRKCMQGRKFFNGWRQHELMSRLLPQVSEEFRESLQQVSKSYMEGRTSLEEYVSSLKSTVGLGMLVEAVGIGKGKEDLTRLSTEPGRNSHEFSVPNSKAWSSLEPNDIIKFLTGGFRLSKAKSNDLFWEAVWPRLLARGWHSEQPNSQGYICSKEFLVFLIPGIKKFSRRKLVKGDHYFDSVSDVLNKVVAEPNLLELEGEEAKVDSCNDEEIEKGLNEDSQSDGHRHCYLKPRASINNTNPMKFTVIGTSLLHGRKSSESRELRSIPGKPLGKIELNSAGITCNKEDKDIKKANPIKGGLDNKKYAIFTVVDTSFPCERNLSKVRELRYPLAKLEEASKIIGIKRESDGSSSDDKSSSKIEATMVVCGKKNTKNFLKGTHERDAAKPKAHGCKPDGNGNKVDKKCENPKTCLPTIKHQFCRRARSNLAAHPTKRRRLTACVKSETNRMLEKSGSFRSEKPGVSQSSCFPDANKNAGNSIGHEKNVSSVSPSAEGSANGESFRNRFLVDKVISCDKVEKCESKPQLTLDASHVRPKPEDGEIIATAEHKEQLQLQKQNDMIPEEQERPSGDVEKPQSHDSLEQQPDIIPRRQSTRNRPLTVRALESIANEFLHSKKRQKKKGAQETRKDPLSTCYRDLTGDQTMLHHQCSSPRK, encoded by the exons ATGGAGTCAATTCACCAGGATTACGATCATTTGGTAGAGCAAACTTCTGATAGTCCTCCAAGTTCTCCAGATATAAATGACATAGTTGGAGCCCCCCAAATGAATCCGCAAGTCGGTCTTGAACACCAGGTGGACGTTCCTTCCTTCTTGAAAGAATATGAACAGCTTCAACTTCAAATGAATCCTGCTGATTCAGAAGCTGTGCATGATAATTCACTTCATTTTGCTATTGGTTTAACCATCCCAACCATGTGGGTGCCTAAGGAGGTGGATAATGGTTTTGAAGGGCTGCGTCTGTGGCATAGTCGAGACAATGACTTGAAGAAGAAAAACAGTATACCAGATCATGGAATAGAATCCAAACCAACCACTTCTGTCAACAAGGGAGGTCAATTGGATGAAAGCCAAAATTACATGATGGTCCCTGGAACATTGAGTAACTCCTGGAGTGATTCTGATGTTAAGAGTTTTGTccttagtttatttatttttgggaaGAATTTTATACAGATACAAAAGTTCTTGGAGAACAAAGGCATGGGGGACATACTATCATTTTACTATGGCAAGTTTTATAAGTCTGAAGAATACCGTAGATGGACTTCCTGCAAGAACAAGAAAGGAAGAAAATGTATGCAAGGACGGAAATTTTTTAACGGATGGAGGCAACATGAACTAATGTCTCGCTTGCTTCCTCAGGTTTCAGAGGAATTTCGAGAAAGCTTGCAACAG GTTTCTAAGTCATATATGGAGGGGAGAACTTCTCTAGAAGAATATGTATCATCTTTGAAATCTACCGTGGGACTTGGCATGCTTGTGGAAGCTGTAGGCATTGGCAAGGGGAAGGAAGACCTTACAAGGCTTTCTACGGAACCTGGGAGGAACAGCCACGAGTTTTCAGTACCAAATAGCAAAGCTTGGTCTTCTCTTGAACCCAATGATATAATAAAGTTTTTGACCGGAGGATTCCGACTGAGCAAAGCGAAAAGTAATGATCTTTTCTGGGAAGCTGTTTGGCCCCGCTTACTGGCAAGAGGCTGGCACTCTGAGCAACCGAATAGTCAAGGATACATCTGCTCTAAAGAGTTTTTAGTTTTTCTCATCCCTGGTATTAAGAAATTTTCGAGGAGAAAACTTGTGAAAGGTGATCATTACTTTGATTCTGTCAGTGATGTGTTGAACAAAGTTGTAGCTGAGCCGAAtcttcttgagcttgaaggcGAAGAAGCTAAAGTTGATAGCTGCAATGATGAAGAGATCGAAAAGGGATTGAATGAGGATTCTCAATCTGATGGTCATCGCCACTGTTACCTCAAACCTCGTGCTTCTATCAATAATACCAATCCTATGAAGTTTACAGTTATTGGTACCAGTTTGTTGCATGGCAGGAAGTCATCTGAATCTAGGGAATTGAGGTCTATACCTGGTAAACCATTGGGAAAAATTGAGCTAAATTCTGCTGGCATAACATGTAATAAAGAGGACAAAGATATCAAAAAGGCTAACCCCATTAAGGGTGGCCTTGACAACAAAAAGTATGCAATATTCACCGTTGTTGATACTAGTTTTCCTTGTGAAAGAAATTTATCAAAGGTGAGAGAATTAAGATATCCACTAGCTAAACTGGAAGAAGCTTCGAAGATAATTGGAATTAAAAGAGAAAGTGATGGGAGTTCCTCAGATGACAAATCTTCAAGCAAGATAGAAGCTACTATGGTTGTATGTGGGAAAAAGAATACGAAGAATTTTCTGAAAGGCACGCACGAAAGAGATGCTGCTAAACCGAAAGCACATGGTTGTAAACCAGATGGTAATGGAAACAAGGTGGATAAGAAATGTGAAAATCCGAAGACATGTTTGCCTACCATAAAACATCAATTCTGTCGGAGAGCGAGATCAAATCTTGCAGCTCATCCCACCAAACGGCGAAGACTGACTGCTTGTGTTAAATCTGAAACAAACCGCATGCTTGAGAAGTCAGGGAGCTTTAGATCAGAAAAACCTGGAGTCTCCCAGTCATCCTGTTTTCCAGATGCCAACAAGAATGCTGGCAATTCAATTGGACATGAGAAGAATGTAAGTTCGGTTTCTCCTTCAGCTGAAGGAAGTGCTAATGGAGAAAGCTTCCGAAATAGATTCCTTGTTGACAAGGTCATTTCTTGTGATAAAGTTGAGAAATGTGAATCAAAACCACAGCTCACTTTAGATGCATCTCATGTTCGGCCGAAGCCTGAAGATGGTGAAATAATTGCAACTGCAGAGCACAAGGAGCAACTGCAACTGCAAAAGCAAAATGATATGATTCCTGAAGAGCAGGAAAGACCCTCGGGTGATGTTGAGAAGCCTCAAAGCCATGATTCTTTGGAGCAGCAGCCTGACATAATTCCCAGGAGACAAAGTACTAGAAACCGGCCATTGACTGTTCGAGCATTGGAATCCATAGCAAATGAGTTCTTGCATTCTAAGAAGAGACAGAAAAAGAAAGGCGCCCAAGAAACACGGAAAGATCCATTGAGTACTTGCTACAGGGATCTTACCGGAGACCAAACAATGTTGCATCATCAGTGTTCAAGTCCAAGAAAATAA